The region CCTGATACCGATGCTGAACGAGGCAGCCTACGTTTACAACGAGGGGCTTGCCAGCGCAGAGGGTATCGATGAAATCATGAAACTGGGCATGTCGCATCCAATGGGCCCCCTGATGCTGGCAGACCTGATCGGGCTCGATACCTGTTTATCGGTGATCAAGGTGCTGCACGAGGGCTTTGGCGACTCCAAGTACCGCCCTTGTCCGATCTGGCAGCAAATGGTCGACGCCGGATACCTCGGTCGTAAAAGCGGGCGCGGTTTTTATATTTACGATTAGCAACCAGACGTATTTGCCCCCGGGACAGCGGAAAAAGCAGAATTGACGGGGTTAGTCTTTTAACCGATGATCTGTACCCATAACTAGATCCACAATAAGAACTGCACCGGGCGGTAAATAACCGATGGAACACGACACGGCGCTGGACACTTTTCCCAGGCTATTGCAAAGCCATGTAAAGCTGCGTCCGAACCAGGACGCGATCCGCGAAAAAGCCCTCGGAATCTGGCAATCCTGGACCTGGGCCGAGGCGGCCACCGAGATTCGGGCCCTCGCCTGTGGCCTGGCGAGCCTTGGGCTGAAACGCGGTGACAAGCTTGCGATTATCGGCGACAACCGCCCTCATCTTTACTGGGGCATGACCGCGGCGCAGGCGCTGGGGGCAGTTCCGGTGCCGCTCTACCAGGACGCGGTTGCCGATGAAATGGCTTACGTGCTCGATAACGCCGACGTCAAGATCGCGCTGGTGGAGGACCAAGAGCAGGTCGACAAGATGCTCGAGGTAAGGAATCGATGCCCGAAGATTGAACACGTTATTTTCGATGACACCCGCGGATTGCGTCACTACGAGCAGGATTTCCTGCACGACTACGAAAAAATACAGCAGGTCGGTATCGAATTCGACCATGATCACCCCGACTTTTATGACCAGCAGGTAGCAGCGGGTAGCGGTAAGGAAATCTCGATCATGCTCTACACCTCAGGTACCACGGGCCATCCCAAGGGAGTCATGCTGAGCAACGACAACGTCATTATCACCGCGCGTAACGGCATCATTCGCGAGGGGCTGACGGCGAACGAAGAAGTGCTAGCTTACCTGCCGATGGCCTGGGTCGGGGACAACCTGTTTTCCTATGCACAATCCTTCGTTGCCGGATTTTGCGTGAGCTGTCCGGAAGATGCGACCACGGTTGCCCACGACCTGCGCGAAATCGGTCCGACCTATTATTTCGCCCCACCCCGCGTCTACGAAAACATGCTCACCCAGGTCATGATTCGGATGGAGGACGCGGCCAAAATCAAACGCGATATCTTTCACTACTTCATGGAGCATGCGCGTAAGGTCGGGGTCAAGATCCTGAACCGTGAACCGGTATCGCTTAAGGATTCGTTACTTTACAAGCTCGGCGACATTCTCGTGTACGGCCCGCTTAAAGACGTGCTGGGCTTGCGCCGCACCCGGCTCGCCTACACTGCCGGAGAGGCCATCGGCCCTGAAATTTTCGATTTTTATCGCTCCCTGGGCATCAACATCAAGCAGCTCTACGGCCAGACCGAATGCATGGTTTTCATCTGCGTACAGCCTGATGGGGAAGTATTTGCCGACACGGTCGGCACGCCGGCAATCGATGTCGAAATCAAGATCGATGACAATGGCGAAATCATGTATCGCAGCCCGGGCGTGTTTCAGTCTTACTATAAAAACCCGGAATCAACCGCGAGTACCAAGACCGAGGATGGCTGGGTGCATACCGGTGATGCGGGATTCTTCGATGACGACAATGGTCACCTGAAAATTATCGACCGCGCCAAAGACGTCGGCAAGCTCAACGATGGTACCCTGTTTGCTCCGAAATATATCGAAAACAAGCTCAAGTTCTTTTCCTTTATCAAGGAAGCGGTGGTCTACGGGAACGAGCGTGACTTCAGCACCGCGTTTATCAATATCGATCTCGATGCCGTCGGCAACTGGGCCGAACGGCGCAACATGGCCTACTCCGGATACATCGACCTTGCCGGGCAGGATGACGTCTACCAGCTAATCAAGGAGTGCATCGACAAGGTAAACCGGGACCTGTCGCAGGATAGCCGTCTCGGCAATTCGCAAATTCGGCGTTTCCTGATCCTGCATAAAGAGCTCGATGCCGACGACGGCGAATTGACCCGTACCCGCAAGGTACGCCGCAACTTTGTTGGCGATCGTTACGATATCCTGGTCGATGCGCTTTACTCGGACCGCCAGCAATGCCATGTCGAAACCCAGGTCACTTTCGAGGATGGGCGCACCGGGATGCTGGAAGCCGATATCAAGATTTGGGATGCCGCGGTTTTTCCGGTTAGAACCCTGGCCCAGGACGCTGCCGCATGAATGAGCGCAATATCGGTGACGAAATTCTCCGGGTCGAGAATATAAGCCTCTCCTTCGGGATCATGAAGGTCCTGGACGACATCAGCTTTGACATCAGGCAGGGCGAGATTCGCTCGATTATCGGCCCCAACGGTGCCGGCAAGAGCTCGATGCTTAACGTCATCAACGGCTTTTATCATCCCCAGCAGGGATCGATTACCTTCAAGGGTAATACGCGCAAGCAGATGGCCCCGCACGTCGCGGCGACCCAGGGCATCGCGCGTACCTTTCAGAATATCGCATTGTTCAAGGGTATGAGCACGCTCGACAACATAATGACCGGGCGCAATCTGAAAATGAAAACCAACCTGTTCTGGCAAGCGCTGCATATCGGCCCGGCACGCATTGAGGAACTCGAACACCGCGAGGCAGCCGAACGTATCATCGACTTTCTCGACATCCAGGCGATTCGCAAGAAACCGGTGGGCAAACTGCCTTACGGGCTGCAAAAGCGCGTCGAGCTGGGGCGCGCGCTCGCCGCCGAACCCGATCTGCTGTTGCTCGACGAACCCATGGCGGGGATGAACAGCGAAGAAAAGGAAGACATGTGCCGTTTCGTGCTCGATGTTAATTCGGAGTTCGGCACCACGATCGCATTAATCGAACACGATATGGGTGTCGTCATGGATTTATCCGACCGTGTGCTGGTGCTCGATTACGGCAAGCAACTCGCCGATGGCCTGCCTGACGAAGTCCGCAATAACCAGACTGTCATCGATGCCTACCTCGGAATTCCACATGAACAGGCTTAACAACTGATGCTATTTTTTATCGAAGTCGCACTGAGTGGACTGATGGCCGGTGTCATGTACTCGCTGGTGGCGCTCGGTTTCGTGCTGATATTCAAGGCTTCGGGGATATTCAATTTTGCCCAGGGCGTCATGGCGCTGTTCGCGGCGCTGACCCTGGTCGGGCTGATGGAAAAGTTTGGTATGCCAATTTGGCTCGCGATCATCGGAACCATCATCGTTATGATCGCGTTGGCCTGGGCGATCGAGCGCTTCATGTTGCGCCCCCTGGTTAACCAGGAGCCGATCATTCTGTTCATGGCGACGATTGGGCTCGCCTACGTGCTCGAAGGCGCAGGTGATATTTTGTGGGGATCGGATGTCAAGGTCCTGGATCTCGGCATCCCGCAGGGCGCATCGGACTGGATGCTCGATAGCTTTGATATTTACATCGAGAAGCTGGAAATATTTGCTGCCGCCACGGCCGCGATCATGGTGACTTTCCTGGCGATATTTTTCCAGAAGACGCGCATCGGACGGGCACTGCGCGCGGTTGCCGACGACCACCAGGCCGCGCTTTCGGTTGGTATTTCGCTGAACACCATCTGGGTCATCGTATGGTCGGTCGCGGGCATAGTCGCGCTCGTCGCCGGCATCATGTGGGGTTCCAAATCCGGCGTGCAGTTCTCGCTGTCGTTAATCGCCCTGAAAGCACTGCCGGTCCTGATCCTCGGTGGATTTACCTCGGTGCCGGGCGCAATCATCGGCGGCATGATTATAGGGGTTGGTGAAAAAGTGGCGGAAGTTTACCTCGGGCCGATAGTCGGCGGCGCGATCGAAAACTGGTTCGCCTACATGCTGGCATTGGCGTTCCTGTTGTTTAGACCGCAGGGTTTGTTCGGCGAACGCATTATTGAGCGAGTGTAAGGATGATTTATCGGGAAACCGGTCAGTTTAAAGCAAATTACCAGGACGACCAGGCGCTGTTCCCGATCGCCCAGGATCGTTACGTCATCTTCGCGACGCTGTTTGTAGTATTTGCGGTGATTCCATTCTTGCTGAACCAGTATTGGTTGAATGCCATTCTGTTGCCGTTCCTGATCTATGCACTGGCGGCTCTCGGCCTCAACATTCTGACAGGATATTGTGGCCAGCTGTCACTCGGAACCGGGGCGTTCATGGCAGTAGGCGCCTTTTCAGTTTTCAAACTGATGACCGTCGTTCCCGAACTCGGATTTATTCCGCTGGTGATTCTATCGGGCCTGATAACTGCAGCGGTTGGTACCCTGTTTGGTCTGCCCTCGCTGCGCATCAAGGGATTTTATCTCGCGGTCGCGACGCTGGCTGCACAGTTCTTCCTGATCTGGCTGTTTAACAAGGTAGGATGGTTTTTCAACTACAACGCGACGGGGATGATTACCTCGCCACCAATGACACTATTCGGGGTGATCGTGACCGGACCTTCGGCTGACCCGGTTGCCAAGTATTACCTGGTAGCCGGATTCGTTGCTGTGTTTGCACTGCTTGCGAAAAATATCGTGCGCGGGCGAATCGGTCGCAACTGGATGGCGATTCGCGATATGGATATCGCCGCCGAACTGATCGGTGTGCGTCCCTTAATCGCGAAGTTATCGGCGTTCGCCGTGTCATCTTTTTACATCGGTATGGCGGGCGCGCTATATTTTGCTGTTTGGCTCGGTTCCGCCGAACCGACCGAAGCCTTCGACATCAATCAATCGTTCCTGGTGCTGTTTATGATAATCATCGGTGGGCTGGGTTCGGTGCTTGGATCGTTTCTGGGTGCCGCATTCCTGGTTATGATGCCGATATTACTTAAGAATATTATGGTCGACGGCTTTGGTGCCGATAGTGCGCTGGCCGCACACATTGAAATTATCATCGTCGGCGTGCTGATAATTGGATTTTTGATTGTCGAACCCCATGGGCTGGCGCGCCTGTGGCGGATCGCCAAGGAAAAAATGCGCCTATGGCCATTCCCTTATTAAATTAATTAAGTAAGTGGATTGCTAGACGGCATGTCGCTTAAAATGTTGTTTCAACAGATAACCGGAGGAAGAAAATAAAATGAGAAATCTAGCTAAAAACCTGGTGGTCGGTCTTTTTTCGCTACCGCTAATTATGGGGGTGGCCAGTGCCTACGAATTGACAATTCCGACATTTGACTACCGCACCGGTCCGTACGGACCCAATGGAATCCCGTTCGCCAATGGCTACAGCGAGTATTTCATGATGCTCAACGAACGCGACGGTGGCATCAACGGCACCAGGATAAACCTGGTTCCTTGCGAAACCGGCTATAACACCAAGCGCGGTGTCGAGTGTTACGAAAATGTCAAGAACGAGGGCGAATCGGGCGCATTGGTCATTCAACCGCTGTCAACCGGGATTACCTACCAGATAATCCCCAAAGCCAGCGTCGACAAAATTCCGATTTTTTCGATGGGCTACGGCCGCACCTCGGCCGCAAACGGTAAGATCTTCCCGTGGGTGTTCAACTTTCCGGCTACTTATTGGAGCCAGGCGACCGTATTCGTACAGTACATAGCCGAAAAGGAAGGAGGTATGGATAAACTGAAGGGCAAGAAAATTGCGCTGGTTTACCACAACTCTGCTTACGGCAAGGAACCGATTCGTACGCTTGAGAGCGCGGCCAAGAAGTTCGGTTTCGAATTCATGCAGTTACCGGTCGATCACCCTGGCCAGGAGCAGAAAGCAACCTGGCTACAAATCCGTAAGGAACGTCCTGACTGGGTATTGATGTGGGGCTGGGGTGTCATGAACCAGGTCGCGATCAAGGAAGCCGCATCGATTCGCTACCCGATGGATCATTTTATCGGCGTCTGGTGGTCAGGTTCTGAAAACGATGTACTACCTGCCGGGGATGGCGCTCATGGTTATCTCTCGGGTGCCTTTCACCAACCCGGCGATAACTTCCCTGCACACGACGACATCAAGAAGTATGTCTACGACAAGGGAAAAGGTCTGGGAGATCGTGATCGTATCGGTGAAGTGCTCTACAATCGCGGCCTGGTCGCAGCAATGTGGACTTCCGAGGCAATTCGTAAGGCGATGGAAATTCATGGCACCAACAAGGTCAAGGGCGTGCATGTGCGTGATGGCTTTGAAGCGCTCGATGTCGATGAAGCGCGCCTGAAAGAACTGGGGCTGCCTGGATTCACGATTCCGGTTAAGATCAGCTGTGAAAACCATGAAGGCCCTGCCAAAGGTGCGTTACAGCAATGGGATGCCAAAGCCAAGAAATGGAGTCTGGTGACCGACTTTTACAATTCGTTGCACGACATTACCGGCCCGCTAATTGCCGAAGATTCATCGCAGTACGCGAAAGAAAATAACGTGGTTCCGCGTATCTGTGGCTAGTTACCGACAACGCAATTGGGAAACAGCCGGTGAGCGAAACCGGTAATCGGATTGATACCAGGCCGATGTTATCGGTTAACAACATCGAGGTCATTTACGACCATGTCATCCTGGTATTGAAAGGCGTTTCTCTTGAGGTTCCCGAGCAGGGCATCGTCGCCCTGCTCGGCGCCAATGGCGCGGGTAAGACCACCACGCTGAAAGCGGTTTCCAACTTGCTACGCGCCGAACGCGGCGATATCACCAAGGGCAGTATCGAGTTCCAGGGTGAGCGCATCGATGCGCTCACCCCGGCCGAACTGGTACAACAGGGTGTTATACAGGTCATGGAAGGACGCCATTGTTTCGAACACCTCACGGTCGAGGAAAACTTGCTTACCGGGGCTTATACTCGCCGCGACGGCAATGTTGCGATCCAGCAAGATCTCGAACTGGTATACAGCTATTTCCCGCGCCTGAAAAATCGCAGCCGGGCCCAGGCCGGTTATACTTCTGGTGGCGAGCAGCAAATGATTGCCATCGGCCGCGCGCTGATGTCTCGCCCAAAAATGATTCTGCTCGATGAACCATCGATGGGGCTGGCACCTCAACTGGTAGAAGAAATTTTCGAAAATGTCGAACGCCTGAATAAAGACGAAGGCGTTACCTTTTTACTTGCTGAGCAAAATACCAACATCGCACTACGCTACGCAGATCATGGCTATATTCTTGAAAATGGCCGCGTCGTACTCGACGGCACCGCGGCGGAACTGCGTGAAAACACCGACGTCAAGGAATTCTACCTCGGCATTAGCGAGGGTGAACGCATCAGTTTTCGCGACGTAAA is a window of Gammaproteobacteria bacterium DNA encoding:
- a CDS encoding branched-chain amino acid ABC transporter permease encodes the protein MIYRETGQFKANYQDDQALFPIAQDRYVIFATLFVVFAVIPFLLNQYWLNAILLPFLIYALAALGLNILTGYCGQLSLGTGAFMAVGAFSVFKLMTVVPELGFIPLVILSGLITAAVGTLFGLPSLRIKGFYLAVATLAAQFFLIWLFNKVGWFFNYNATGMITSPPMTLFGVIVTGPSADPVAKYYLVAGFVAVFALLAKNIVRGRIGRNWMAIRDMDIAAELIGVRPLIAKLSAFAVSSFYIGMAGALYFAVWLGSAEPTEAFDINQSFLVLFMIIIGGLGSVLGSFLGAAFLVMMPILLKNIMVDGFGADSALAAHIEIIIVGVLIIGFLIVEPHGLARLWRIAKEKMRLWPFPY
- a CDS encoding branched-chain amino acid ABC transporter permease, producing MLFFIEVALSGLMAGVMYSLVALGFVLIFKASGIFNFAQGVMALFAALTLVGLMEKFGMPIWLAIIGTIIVMIALAWAIERFMLRPLVNQEPIILFMATIGLAYVLEGAGDILWGSDVKVLDLGIPQGASDWMLDSFDIYIEKLEIFAAATAAIMVTFLAIFFQKTRIGRALRAVADDHQAALSVGISLNTIWVIVWSVAGIVALVAGIMWGSKSGVQFSLSLIALKALPVLILGGFTSVPGAIIGGMIIGVGEKVAEVYLGPIVGGAIENWFAYMLALAFLLFRPQGLFGERIIERV
- a CDS encoding ABC transporter substrate-binding protein, with protein sequence MRNLAKNLVVGLFSLPLIMGVASAYELTIPTFDYRTGPYGPNGIPFANGYSEYFMMLNERDGGINGTRINLVPCETGYNTKRGVECYENVKNEGESGALVIQPLSTGITYQIIPKASVDKIPIFSMGYGRTSAANGKIFPWVFNFPATYWSQATVFVQYIAEKEGGMDKLKGKKIALVYHNSAYGKEPIRTLESAAKKFGFEFMQLPVDHPGQEQKATWLQIRKERPDWVLMWGWGVMNQVAIKEAASIRYPMDHFIGVWWSGSENDVLPAGDGAHGYLSGAFHQPGDNFPAHDDIKKYVYDKGKGLGDRDRIGEVLYNRGLVAAMWTSEAIRKAMEIHGTNKVKGVHVRDGFEALDVDEARLKELGLPGFTIPVKISCENHEGPAKGALQQWDAKAKKWSLVTDFYNSLHDITGPLIAEDSSQYAKENNVVPRICG
- a CDS encoding AMP-binding protein, translating into MEHDTALDTFPRLLQSHVKLRPNQDAIREKALGIWQSWTWAEAATEIRALACGLASLGLKRGDKLAIIGDNRPHLYWGMTAAQALGAVPVPLYQDAVADEMAYVLDNADVKIALVEDQEQVDKMLEVRNRCPKIEHVIFDDTRGLRHYEQDFLHDYEKIQQVGIEFDHDHPDFYDQQVAAGSGKEISIMLYTSGTTGHPKGVMLSNDNVIITARNGIIREGLTANEEVLAYLPMAWVGDNLFSYAQSFVAGFCVSCPEDATTVAHDLREIGPTYYFAPPRVYENMLTQVMIRMEDAAKIKRDIFHYFMEHARKVGVKILNREPVSLKDSLLYKLGDILVYGPLKDVLGLRRTRLAYTAGEAIGPEIFDFYRSLGINIKQLYGQTECMVFICVQPDGEVFADTVGTPAIDVEIKIDDNGEIMYRSPGVFQSYYKNPESTASTKTEDGWVHTGDAGFFDDDNGHLKIIDRAKDVGKLNDGTLFAPKYIENKLKFFSFIKEAVVYGNERDFSTAFINIDLDAVGNWAERRNMAYSGYIDLAGQDDVYQLIKECIDKVNRDLSQDSRLGNSQIRRFLILHKELDADDGELTRTRKVRRNFVGDRYDILVDALYSDRQQCHVETQVTFEDGRTGMLEADIKIWDAAVFPVRTLAQDAAA
- a CDS encoding ABC transporter ATP-binding protein gives rise to the protein MLSVNNIEVIYDHVILVLKGVSLEVPEQGIVALLGANGAGKTTTLKAVSNLLRAERGDITKGSIEFQGERIDALTPAELVQQGVIQVMEGRHCFEHLTVEENLLTGAYTRRDGNVAIQQDLELVYSYFPRLKNRSRAQAGYTSGGEQQMIAIGRALMSRPKMILLDEPSMGLAPQLVEEIFENVERLNKDEGVTFLLAEQNTNIALRYADHGYILENGRVVLDGTAAELRENTDVKEFYLGISEGERISFRDVKHYRRRKRWLT
- a CDS encoding ABC transporter ATP-binding protein: MNERNIGDEILRVENISLSFGIMKVLDDISFDIRQGEIRSIIGPNGAGKSSMLNVINGFYHPQQGSITFKGNTRKQMAPHVAATQGIARTFQNIALFKGMSTLDNIMTGRNLKMKTNLFWQALHIGPARIEELEHREAAERIIDFLDIQAIRKKPVGKLPYGLQKRVELGRALAAEPDLLLLDEPMAGMNSEEKEDMCRFVLDVNSEFGTTIALIEHDMGVVMDLSDRVLVLDYGKQLADGLPDEVRNNQTVIDAYLGIPHEQA